In Campylobacteraceae bacterium, a single genomic region encodes these proteins:
- the mrdA gene encoding penicillin-binding protein 2 — protein sequence MKRLNYIIIFIVAVSFMLLARVYFLSIKSNTYYEELSKQNYIKRIYKVPSRGIIQDRNGVALAINNLGFSINIEPHLRSKKSKKRLLKLLALINKHFPKFEKDKLLKKYIKLDSAYRHNYVKLVDYIPYDDFFGKYTVFNATQGLKVESAVKRHYPYKKVASHIIGYVGKASKKDIKKNPMSRYSGIIGKNGLEKYYNEKLQGKLGFKDVKVNALNKEIEVLDEKNVSLNNNIQISIDIKLQAYVHELFGDQSGSIIVMNVNNGEILAAGSFPEFDNNIFVGGISYKEWDILKNDFNHPFTNKIVNGLYPPGSIWKMGVALSFLENGVSPGYTVYDEGFVTLGNRNFRCWKEHGHGKVNFRKSLRESCDVFYYKGSQKIGIDKISATMKKFGFGAQTGIDQINEFVGNNPNKEWKSKRYNRSWVKGETLISSIGQGYTLTTPIQVARYTAYLATGKLPKPHLNKNNYEEPIEIPMNESYLKMVRRGMYDVANHKLGTAYWHTRSSKVKMAAKTGTAQVVSIPQSEKKRMKESELAYFHRSHAWLTSYAPFKNPKYSITLIVEHGGHGGSAGGKIVSKIYNRMIELGYLKAD from the coding sequence ATGAAACGATTAAATTATATAATTATCTTTATTGTGGCTGTATCGTTTATGTTATTGGCAAGAGTCTATTTTTTAAGTATTAAATCCAATACGTATTATGAAGAGTTATCCAAACAAAACTATATAAAAAGAATTTATAAAGTACCTTCAAGAGGTATTATTCAAGATAGAAATGGTGTTGCTCTTGCTATTAATAACCTTGGTTTCTCTATTAATATAGAACCACATTTACGTTCAAAAAAAAGCAAAAAGCGCTTATTGAAACTTTTAGCCCTTATAAACAAACACTTTCCAAAGTTTGAAAAAGACAAACTCTTAAAAAAATACATCAAATTAGATTCTGCTTACAGACACAATTATGTAAAACTTGTTGATTACATACCTTATGATGATTTTTTTGGAAAATACACTGTTTTTAATGCAACACAAGGACTTAAGGTTGAATCAGCGGTAAAAAGACATTATCCTTATAAAAAAGTAGCTTCACATATCATAGGTTATGTGGGGAAAGCATCCAAAAAAGATATCAAAAAAAATCCAATGTCAAGATATTCAGGAATTATTGGTAAAAATGGTTTGGAAAAGTATTACAATGAAAAACTACAAGGAAAACTTGGTTTTAAAGATGTAAAAGTAAATGCTTTAAACAAAGAAATTGAAGTACTTGATGAAAAAAATGTATCGTTAAACAATAACATACAAATAAGTATTGATATAAAATTACAAGCTTATGTTCATGAACTCTTTGGAGATCAAAGTGGTTCCATTATTGTTATGAATGTCAATAATGGAGAAATACTAGCAGCAGGTTCTTTTCCAGAATTTGACAATAATATTTTTGTGGGAGGAATATCGTACAAAGAATGGGATATTTTAAAAAATGATTTTAATCACCCTTTTACGAATAAAATTGTAAATGGTTTATATCCTCCTGGTTCTATTTGGAAAATGGGAGTTGCTTTATCTTTTTTAGAAAATGGAGTGAGCCCTGGATATACTGTTTATGATGAAGGTTTTGTAACCTTAGGAAATAGAAATTTTAGATGTTGGAAAGAACATGGACATGGAAAAGTAAATTTTAGAAAATCTCTAAGAGAAAGCTGTGACGTTTTTTATTATAAAGGCTCTCAAAAAATTGGAATAGATAAAATATCTGCAACCATGAAAAAATTTGGTTTTGGTGCCCAAACAGGTATTGATCAAATCAATGAGTTTGTAGGAAACAATCCCAATAAAGAATGGAAAAGTAAAAGATACAATAGATCATGGGTTAAAGGAGAAACACTTATTTCTTCTATTGGTCAAGGATATACCCTAACAACACCTATTCAAGTAGCACGTTACACAGCTTATTTAGCAACAGGGAAATTACCAAAACCTCATTTAAATAAAAACAATTATGAAGAACCAATAGAAATTCCAATGAATGAAAGTTATCTTAAGATGGTAAGACGTGGAATGTATGATGTGGCTAATCATAAACTAGGAACTGCTTATTGGCATACAAGAAGCTCAAAAGTAAAAATGGCTGCAAAAACAGGAACAGCACAAGTTGTTTCTATTCCACAATCTGAGAAAAAAAGAATGAAAGAATCTGAACTGGCTTATTTTCACAGGTCACATGCCTGGTTAACCTCTTATGCTCCTTTTAAAAATCCAAAATACTCCATTACACTTATCGTTGAGCATGGAGGTCATGGAGGGAGTGCTGGTGGAAAAATTGTCTCAAAGATTTATAATAGAATGATTGAACTTGGTTATTTAAAAGCAGACTAA
- the ftsA gene encoding cell division protein FtsA yields MNKTLLALDIGSSVITAVIAKNDLDLKINILGTGIEDSYGINKGAIINIEEASNSIKNAISKAKRSTSNPIESTVVSVSGAHTKGIRSMGSVNVPNGVITENEINQVLQMALYNATIVPEYEVLHVVPIAFKVDDSGDVENPLNMNGARLEASVYVATVKKTALTNIKSALSQSGLEITNFVLDSYATALSVLDQEQKDFGAIVINMGATTTEVACYKNSSVIFNDFVPVGSNHITNDLSVMLHTPPNAAEMLKLKYGNLLPTVLNDDLAIKKVKIPRIGDEQNTSEVSLDYVQTIIHARVEEVLILIKDRLKQSGIQERIGAGIVLTGGLNQLKGIKHLSSLVFENIPIKVSNPMSIKNGYINFEDPTLSTIVGLLFYSLNNRAGFELDSNKVLRKQLVLKNKVHNQNMMSKELNEKVDIKERIVEKNTINEQETLLPKLSKDKKGKGLSSFWTKVSEWF; encoded by the coding sequence TTGAATAAAACTCTTTTAGCATTAGATATTGGTTCTTCTGTTATAACAGCAGTTATTGCAAAAAATGATTTGGATCTTAAGATAAATATCTTAGGTACAGGAATTGAAGACAGTTATGGTATTAATAAAGGTGCCATAATTAATATTGAAGAAGCATCTAATTCAATAAAAAATGCAATTTCTAAAGCAAAAAGAAGTACGTCAAATCCAATAGAATCTACAGTTGTTTCTGTTTCAGGAGCGCATACTAAAGGTATTCGCTCTATGGGATCGGTTAATGTTCCCAATGGCGTAATTACTGAAAATGAAATTAACCAAGTTTTACAAATGGCTTTATACAATGCAACAATAGTTCCTGAATATGAAGTTTTACATGTAGTTCCAATTGCTTTTAAAGTAGATGATTCAGGGGATGTTGAAAATCCTTTGAATATGAATGGAGCTAGATTAGAAGCTTCTGTATATGTAGCAACGGTTAAAAAAACGGCTTTAACAAATATTAAATCAGCCCTAAGCCAATCAGGCTTAGAAATTACAAATTTTGTATTGGACTCTTATGCAACGGCTTTATCTGTATTAGACCAAGAACAAAAAGACTTCGGAGCCATTGTTATTAATATGGGTGCAACAACAACAGAAGTTGCTTGTTATAAAAACTCTTCTGTAATTTTTAATGATTTTGTACCTGTTGGTTCAAATCATATTACAAATGACTTATCTGTTATGTTACATACTCCTCCTAATGCTGCTGAGATGTTAAAACTTAAGTATGGAAACTTATTACCTACTGTTCTTAATGATGACTTGGCTATTAAAAAAGTTAAGATTCCTCGCATTGGGGATGAACAAAATACTTCTGAAGTCTCTTTAGATTATGTACAAACAATAATACATGCAAGAGTAGAAGAAGTTCTGATTCTTATTAAAGACAGACTTAAACAAAGTGGTATTCAAGAACGTATTGGTGCTGGTATTGTTTTAACGGGTGGTCTTAATCAGTTAAAAGGAATTAAACATTTATCTTCTTTGGTATTTGAAAACATCCCTATTAAAGTATCTAACCCTATGAGTATCAAAAATGGTTATATAAATTTTGAAGATCCTACTTTATCAACTATTGTTGGTTTATTGTTTTACTCTTTAAATAATCGTGCTGGTTTTGAACTTGATTCAAATAAAGTGCTTAGAAAACAGCTTGTATTAAAAAACAAAGTTCACAATCAAAACATGATGAGCAAAGAACTTAATGAAAAAGTTGATATAAAAGAGCGAATAGTTGAAAAAAATACTATAAATGAGCAAGAGACTTTATTACCTAAGCTTTCAAAAGACAAAAAAGGAAAAGGACTTTCAAGTTTCTGGACCAAAGTATCGGAGTGGTTTTAA
- a CDS encoding AAA family ATPase has product MSDEKTFKLSGVLKRVLYFNAENSYCIAVLENDQKICGIYVDTDIEKILGEEIILTGNWITHKKYGIQFAFDTLEIKEAELYFFLTKIVKGIGSKTAHMLLDKYNEEELVKIFNKNPNELLKIKGISEKKLKIIITSWQKFQHLRELGTFLAKYGVTSNLITKIYQAYPEVDNLIEKIKQNPYILIDIKGIGFKRADEIARSIGIDERSSFRIMACMNYTLREYCDNNGNSSIDKTHLFTLLDDSLRFRNEELLYEKALNKMLGDEEIHQTTLNRFSPSILYNAEKRILEFFKQREENKQLKKIVSNFNEYITKKEKTLGFILSQEQKDAVELVNEGHTTLFLIGYAGTGKSTSARALLELLEEMFSYDDIITIALSGIASQRISDTTGYTSSTIQSLLMKNKEKDFFEQKVILLDEASMVNSIMFYKIISKIADDTIFIIVGDDGQLPAIGAGNILADSIKYELAPICKLTKIYRQNEDQAIALIANDIRQGKVPKYKEKYEDFSFVPVSIDNYYAAKNSYSASDFSELRQDNTSLILQNIVNISATYIEEFYRLIKNKNIGKALSLYQIITPMKAGVLGVENLNRQLQAIFNFSKDKSFQGKMYEYKLRDKVIHVKNENMKAQSMSMYKSGSSDFLQKRVFNGQLGLIIKLDFEESLCIILYPSDDMVVFYRFDEMDSLLSLAYCLTIHKTQGMEYENSLIPMTFSHYIMHNTKLLYTAITRAKKMCYIVGEEDAFKTACTRIESTKRESVINDILHLQHKNKTFLL; this is encoded by the coding sequence ATGAGTGATGAAAAAACGTTTAAATTATCAGGAGTTTTAAAAAGAGTACTGTATTTTAATGCAGAAAATTCTTATTGTATTGCTGTTTTAGAGAACGATCAAAAAATCTGTGGTATTTACGTAGATACAGATATTGAAAAAATCCTTGGGGAAGAAATCATACTTACAGGTAATTGGATTACTCATAAAAAGTATGGAATTCAATTCGCTTTTGATACGCTTGAAATAAAAGAAGCAGAACTGTATTTCTTTTTGACAAAAATTGTTAAAGGCATTGGCTCAAAAACAGCCCATATGCTTTTGGACAAATACAACGAAGAAGAACTGGTTAAAATCTTTAATAAAAATCCCAATGAACTTTTAAAAATTAAAGGAATATCCGAAAAAAAGTTAAAGATTATTATTACTTCTTGGCAAAAGTTTCAGCATTTAAGAGAACTGGGAACATTTTTAGCCAAATATGGGGTTACTTCTAATTTAATAACAAAAATATATCAGGCATACCCTGAAGTAGATAATTTAATTGAAAAAATAAAACAAAACCCTTATATCCTGATTGATATTAAAGGTATAGGTTTTAAAAGAGCGGATGAAATTGCGCGCTCCATTGGTATTGATGAACGTTCTTCTTTTAGAATTATGGCATGTATGAATTATACCTTAAGAGAATACTGCGATAACAATGGAAACTCATCGATTGATAAAACACATTTATTTACACTCTTAGATGATTCTTTACGGTTTAGGAACGAAGAGCTTTTATATGAAAAAGCCTTAAATAAGATGTTAGGGGATGAAGAAATTCATCAAACAACACTTAATCGTTTCTCTCCTTCTATTTTATACAATGCAGAAAAAAGAATTTTAGAATTTTTTAAACAAAGAGAAGAAAACAAACAATTAAAAAAAATTGTCTCAAATTTTAATGAGTACATAACTAAAAAAGAGAAAACGCTGGGTTTTATTTTGAGCCAAGAACAAAAAGATGCTGTTGAATTAGTCAATGAAGGGCATACCACACTTTTTTTAATAGGATATGCAGGTACGGGAAAATCTACTTCTGCTAGGGCTCTTTTAGAGTTATTAGAAGAAATGTTTTCTTATGATGATATTATTACTATTGCTTTAAGTGGTATTGCCTCACAGCGTATATCGGATACTACGGGGTATACATCTTCAACCATTCAGTCTTTGTTAATGAAAAATAAAGAGAAAGATTTTTTTGAGCAAAAAGTGATTCTTTTGGATGAAGCATCTATGGTAAATTCTATTATGTTTTATAAAATTATTTCAAAAATTGCAGATGATACTATTTTTATAATTGTGGGAGATGATGGACAGTTACCTGCTATTGGGGCTGGAAATATTTTAGCAGACTCTATTAAGTATGAATTAGCACCTATTTGTAAATTAACAAAAATTTACAGACAAAATGAAGATCAAGCTATTGCACTTATTGCAAATGACATACGTCAGGGTAAAGTACCTAAGTATAAAGAAAAATATGAAGATTTCTCTTTTGTGCCTGTTTCAATTGACAATTATTATGCTGCTAAAAATTCGTATTCAGCTAGTGATTTCTCAGAACTTAGACAAGATAATACTTCTTTGATTTTACAAAATATTGTGAATATTTCAGCTACGTATATTGAAGAGTTTTATAGACTAATTAAAAATAAAAACATAGGAAAAGCCTTAAGTTTATACCAAATTATTACCCCTATGAAAGCGGGTGTTTTAGGGGTTGAGAATCTAAACCGTCAACTTCAAGCCATCTTTAATTTTTCAAAAGATAAGTCTTTTCAAGGAAAAATGTATGAATATAAACTAAGAGATAAAGTAATACATGTAAAAAATGAGAATATGAAAGCTCAAAGTATGAGTATGTATAAAAGTGGTTCTTCTGATTTTTTACAAAAACGCGTTTTTAATGGGCAATTGGGTTTGATTATTAAACTTGATTTTGAAGAAAGTTTATGTATTATTTTATATCCCAGTGATGATATGGTTGTTTTTTATCGTTTTGATGAAATGGATTCTTTATTGTCTCTTGCTTATTGTTTAACCATTCATAAAACCCAAGGTATGGAATATGAAAACTCACTCATTCCTATGACTTTTTCTCATTACATAATGCACAATACCAAACTGCTTTATACAGCAATTACAAGAGCAAAAAAGATGTGTTATATTGTAGGAGAAGAGGATGCATTTAAAACAGCATGCACACGAATAGAGAGTACAAAAAGAGAGTCTGTTATTAATGATATTTTGCATTTGCAGCATAAGAACAAAACTTTCTTACTTTAA
- a CDS encoding flagellar hook-length control protein FliK: protein MFISSNSLLNIIIPNENKVLKEALQEADKKGLSNKAASNVQDVLKNLFGKLSKNNQSSNDLSKLLKNSSVFKDLGQISSNLKQLSQHLENTPSLNKYSKNIEIFLKDITQVNDKTLKTTLNNSGIFLESKLSKLNKTNNLLPKVQEVLLEIKNALKNNDSKEAKNITKNIEDLLNTKNIPKEVLKQTLSKISSQLTHINQNSPLKNVLELNNKLEKLSQNISLLTSKQNNHLEITEEKTQLQKQTKEVLTNLKTELSKESVIDKTHLIKEINKLLQKDTFTFTQNTTKVVLLNILSTLEKNTQLENKNLFSNIKSLIKNIETNIESKNENIQKQSKTLLNTSFDKISSITKENFQNSITQIKTLIKDEMQKPLLLKQVQENSDELQKPLLLKQVQENSKNVSLNNDKNIPLKNQNNSFISNKAIEKNNDIQMPIKNTSKELLFHAIKIIETKIDFPSKQILDQIKTILGNENSVLKEDSTIKTKINTTINESFSKLKTHINTLKNILSTSNIPNKVDLVNIMEKLSLTSSLQDFVETSKLNNTIFSNNSTSLDSLIKNLKDFISAASFGKEQDIYKVVKELEELNNNNKNLTNKDIPAIKDDLKASLLMMKEDMLSHNISKEAVKQIDKLLVQIEYQQLLSLSTQSSSIYLPFVWDMLEEGTISYKEIKKDRFFVEINLSLKDLGNLRILLALYDENKLDITLYAQKNSFRNLFNQEIKSLKQAINKAGLIPNNIKILDLEETQNKNKRENLYLRSFNELSLGLDIKA, encoded by the coding sequence ATGTTCATTTCAAGTAATTCATTATTAAATATAATCATTCCTAATGAAAATAAAGTACTTAAAGAAGCCTTGCAAGAAGCAGATAAAAAAGGTTTAAGTAACAAAGCAGCTTCTAATGTGCAAGATGTTTTAAAAAACCTATTTGGAAAACTAAGCAAAAACAATCAAAGCTCAAACGACCTTAGTAAATTACTTAAAAACTCTTCGGTATTTAAAGATTTAGGACAAATATCTAGCAATTTAAAACAACTCTCACAACACTTAGAAAATACACCAAGTTTGAACAAGTACAGTAAAAATATTGAAATTTTTTTAAAAGACATTACTCAAGTAAATGATAAAACGCTTAAAACAACACTAAATAATTCTGGGATTTTTCTAGAATCAAAACTATCAAAACTAAACAAAACGAATAATTTACTTCCAAAGGTACAAGAAGTACTGCTAGAAATTAAAAACGCATTAAAAAACAATGATTCAAAAGAAGCAAAAAATATAACTAAAAATATTGAAGACTTATTAAATACAAAAAATATTCCTAAAGAAGTGTTAAAACAAACACTTTCTAAGATAAGTAGCCAATTAACACATATAAATCAAAACTCTCCACTTAAAAATGTTTTAGAACTAAACAATAAATTAGAAAAACTAAGCCAAAACATCTCTTTATTAACATCAAAACAAAACAATCACCTAGAAATAACAGAAGAAAAAACACAGCTTCAAAAACAAACAAAAGAAGTATTAACCAACTTAAAAACAGAATTATCAAAAGAGAGCGTGATTGATAAAACGCATTTAATCAAAGAAATAAACAAACTTTTACAAAAAGACACCTTTACTTTTACGCAAAACACTACAAAAGTAGTTTTACTTAATATCCTTTCTACTTTAGAGAAAAATACGCAACTTGAAAATAAAAATCTTTTTTCAAATATCAAATCTTTAATTAAAAATATAGAAACAAACATAGAAAGTAAAAATGAAAATATTCAAAAACAAAGTAAAACCTTATTAAATACTAGCTTTGATAAAATAAGCAGTATTACAAAAGAAAACTTCCAAAACAGTATTACGCAAATCAAAACACTAATAAAAGATGAAATGCAAAAACCTCTTCTTTTAAAACAAGTCCAAGAAAATAGTGATGAACTACAAAAACCACTTCTGCTAAAACAAGTCCAAGAAAACAGTAAAAATGTTTCTTTAAATAATGATAAAAATATTCCTTTAAAAAATCAAAATAATTCTTTCATCTCTAATAAAGCCATAGAAAAAAACAATGACATACAAATGCCAATAAAGAATACAAGTAAAGAACTTTTATTTCATGCAATTAAAATAATTGAAACAAAAATTGATTTCCCTTCAAAACAAATACTTGATCAAATAAAAACAATACTAGGAAATGAAAACAGTGTTTTAAAAGAAGATTCTACAATAAAAACTAAGATAAATACTACAATAAACGAATCATTTTCTAAGCTAAAAACCCATATCAATACTTTAAAGAATATATTAAGTACAAGTAATATTCCAAATAAAGTTGATTTGGTCAATATTATGGAAAAATTAAGTCTTACTTCTTCTTTACAAGATTTTGTAGAAACAAGCAAACTTAATAATACGATTTTTAGCAATAATTCTACTTCTCTTGATTCTTTAATTAAAAATCTTAAAGACTTTATATCTGCTGCATCTTTTGGAAAAGAGCAAGATATTTATAAAGTTGTAAAAGAGCTTGAAGAACTAAATAACAATAATAAAAACTTAACAAATAAAGATATACCTGCGATTAAAGATGATTTAAAAGCAAGCTTATTAATGATGAAAGAAGATATGCTTTCACATAATATATCAAAAGAAGCAGTAAAACAAATAGATAAACTTCTGGTTCAAATTGAATATCAGCAACTTCTGTCTTTAAGTACTCAAAGCTCTAGTATTTATCTGCCCTTTGTATGGGATATGTTAGAAGAAGGTACTATCTCTTATAAAGAAATAAAAAAAGATCGTTTTTTTGTAGAAATCAATTTAAGCCTAAAAGATTTGGGAAACTTACGAATCCTCTTAGCTTTATACGATGAAAACAAACTAGACATTACTTTATATGCGCAAAAAAATTCTTTTAGAAACTTATTTAATCAAGAAATTAAAAGCCTAAAACAAGCCATTAATAAAGCAGGTTTGATACCTAATAATATTAAAATCCTTGATTTAGAAGAAACGCAGAATAAAAATAAAAGAGAAAATTTGTATTTACGTTCTTTTAATGAACTTTCTCTTGGTTTAGATATAAAGGCTTAA
- a CDS encoding SurA N-terminal domain-containing protein, producing MITWMQKHKKWLVVTIWISTIAFVGAGFVGWGSYDFGKQSASVAVVGEREISVDEHQREYSALYRQYSSIFGEQFNDEMARTLKLSDAALRLAIQKNLILSYADSLGLGVTQKEVIKELLSMNAFFINGVFDKDTYVRVLSQNRTTPTVFEESIKRNILLQKVEQLFKVKSSDEQIERLSSLMFLEDEINIEVLNINNIALDLDLKKVEEFWNKNKFDYLSAQAYDISITKTALLNNIYSDEKLEAEFEVTKYDFKKSDGKLKSFDEAKTDVIRALNVKATKKIALKNYLKAKKAKIDFEANVRVHEDSLDYSASNIKKLSDAAIGAYIKPFLNKNEYISIKMNKKIAPEPLSYEDAKGRVTPVYIQNEKKNLLKKLAKDRLKDFKGENIGYVSRNDVNKIKALNAQEARTFLSALFMQKNKEDIIDLGSKIVLYRINDSRLVKTNAQEQENVKNSIVSLLDNELMNNFVRELEKIYEVRSALDNTSAQ from the coding sequence ATGATAACTTGGATGCAAAAACATAAAAAATGGTTAGTAGTAACTATCTGGATAAGTACAATCGCTTTTGTAGGCGCTGGATTTGTTGGTTGGGGTTCGTATGATTTCGGGAAACAAAGTGCTTCTGTAGCAGTAGTAGGGGAGAGAGAAATTTCAGTTGATGAACACCAACGAGAATACTCTGCTTTATACAGACAATACTCAAGTATTTTTGGTGAACAATTCAATGATGAAATGGCAAGAACATTAAAATTGTCAGATGCTGCTTTGCGTTTAGCAATACAAAAAAACCTTATTTTGTCTTATGCTGATTCTTTAGGCTTGGGTGTAACACAAAAGGAAGTCATTAAAGAGCTTTTATCAATGAATGCTTTTTTTATTAATGGCGTATTTGATAAAGATACTTATGTAAGAGTATTGTCTCAAAACAGAACAACACCTACTGTTTTTGAAGAATCAATCAAAAGAAACATTTTACTTCAAAAAGTAGAACAATTGTTTAAAGTAAAAAGCTCAGATGAACAAATTGAGCGTTTAAGTTCATTAATGTTTTTAGAAGATGAAATTAATATTGAAGTATTAAATATTAATAATATCGCTCTTGATTTGGATCTTAAAAAAGTTGAAGAATTCTGGAATAAAAATAAGTTTGATTATTTAAGTGCGCAAGCCTATGATATTTCAATAACAAAAACAGCTTTACTTAATAATATTTACAGCGATGAAAAATTAGAAGCAGAGTTTGAAGTAACAAAATATGATTTTAAAAAATCTGATGGTAAATTAAAATCTTTTGATGAAGCAAAAACAGATGTAATTCGTGCTTTAAATGTAAAAGCTACGAAAAAAATTGCATTAAAGAATTATTTAAAAGCAAAAAAAGCAAAAATTGATTTTGAAGCAAATGTTCGGGTACATGAAGACAGCTTAGATTATTCTGCGAGTAATATTAAAAAACTAAGTGATGCTGCTATTGGAGCATATATTAAACCCTTTTTAAATAAGAATGAGTATATTTCTATTAAAATGAACAAAAAAATTGCGCCAGAGCCTTTATCGTATGAAGATGCAAAAGGAAGAGTAACTCCTGTTTATATTCAAAATGAAAAAAAGAATCTTTTGAAAAAATTGGCAAAAGACAGATTAAAAGATTTTAAGGGTGAAAATATTGGTTATGTATCAAGAAACGATGTAAACAAAATTAAAGCACTTAATGCACAAGAAGCACGAACATTCTTATCTGCTTTGTTTATGCAAAAAAATAAAGAGGATATAATTGATTTAGGGTCTAAAATTGTTTTATACCGAATCAATGATTCTCGATTAGTTAAAACAAATGCACAAGAACAAGAAAACGTTAAAAATTCAATTGTTTCTTTGTTAGACAATGAATTAATGAATAACTTTGTTCGTGAATTAGAAAAGATTTATGAAGTTAGATCAGCATTAGATAATACTTCTGCACAATAA
- a CDS encoding transporter substrate-binding domain-containing protein, translating into MKRIIFFIMFAFISTVFADKLQDIKDKGFLIAGVKYDFKPFGFINEDGRIDGFDIDLVKYISSKLDVDVRFKQVTSTNRIKLLVNNDVDLVIASMTHKLSRDKDIDFSISYFFDGQAMLVLKNDARKDYTQYEGAKIGAIKGATSGGNFKKLLPSAKMIYYNEYPQALRALKAGFLDAITTDLAWCTLQAIESRGKFKVLDDILSYEPYGIGVIENESNYLDEINEILQDSVLDGTYANIYEKWFRKLPSKLPEVWPR; encoded by the coding sequence ATGAAAAGAATTATATTTTTTATTATGTTTGCATTTATAAGCACTGTGTTTGCTGATAAATTACAAGATATAAAAGACAAGGGTTTTTTAATTGCGGGTGTTAAATACGACTTTAAACCCTTTGGTTTTATTAATGAAGATGGAAGAATAGACGGTTTTGATATTGATTTAGTTAAATATATTTCTTCTAAACTTGATGTTGATGTACGTTTTAAACAAGTAACATCAACCAACAGAATTAAACTTCTAGTAAACAATGACGTTGACTTGGTAATTGCATCTATGACACATAAGTTAAGCAGAGACAAAGATATTGATTTTTCAATTTCATATTTTTTTGACGGCCAAGCTATGTTGGTTCTAAAAAATGATGCTCGAAAAGATTATACCCAGTATGAAGGTGCAAAAATTGGGGCCATTAAAGGGGCTACTTCTGGAGGAAATTTTAAAAAATTACTTCCTTCTGCTAAAATGATTTATTATAATGAATATCCACAAGCGTTAAGAGCCTTAAAAGCTGGTTTTTTGGATGCTATTACTACTGATTTGGCTTGGTGTACATTACAAGCTATTGAGAGTAGGGGAAAGTTCAAAGTATTGGATGATATTTTGTCTTATGAACCTTATGGTATTGGTGTAATAGAAAATGAATCCAATTATTTAGATGAGATTAATGAAATACTACAAGATTCTGTACTTGATGGAACCTATGCTAATATTTATGAAAAATGGTTTAGAAAACTTCCTTCCAAACTACCAGAAGTTTGGCCAAGATAA
- a CDS encoding arsenate reductase (glutaredoxin) produces the protein MNVTIWHNEACSKSNAALTYLENKNLNIRIIKYLENTPSILEIENFLKLSGMKAKDLFRSTEALYEELKIVSILDEKELISILNANATLIQRPVIITENAAVLARPFEKLSDLI, from the coding sequence ATGAACGTAACAATTTGGCACAATGAGGCATGTTCTAAATCAAATGCAGCCTTGACTTATTTAGAAAATAAAAATCTAAACATAAGAATTATTAAGTACTTAGAAAATACACCAAGTATCCTAGAAATAGAAAACTTTCTTAAGCTCTCTGGGATGAAAGCAAAAGATTTATTTAGAAGTACTGAAGCTTTATATGAGGAACTAAAAATTGTTTCTATTTTGGATGAAAAAGAATTGATTAGTATTTTAAACGCTAATGCCACGCTTATTCAGCGTCCTGTAATTATTACAGAAAACGCAGCAGTATTAGCACGTCCTTTTGAAAAATTAAGTGATTTAATTTAA
- a CDS encoding EscU/YscU/HrcU family type III secretion system export apparatus switch protein, with translation MQEDNSKKILKAAALQYDSSSNMAPRIIAKGKGETANNIIKIAKANNLPIKKDEDLIELLSKIDIDTEIPNNMYKAVAEIFSYIYELNQKHKEK, from the coding sequence ATGCAAGAAGACAATTCAAAAAAGATTCTAAAAGCAGCCGCTTTACAATACGATTCATCTTCAAACATGGCACCAAGAATAATTGCAAAAGGAAAAGGAGAAACAGCAAATAATATAATAAAAATTGCAAAAGCCAATAATTTACCCATTAAAAAAGACGAAGATTTGATAGAACTCTTAAGTAAAATAGATATAGATACTGAGATTCCAAATAATATGTATAAAGCAGTTGCGGAGATATTCTCTTACATCTATGAATTAAATCAAAAACACAAAGAAAAATAG